The following are encoded together in the Phaseolus vulgaris cultivar G19833 chromosome 9, P. vulgaris v2.0, whole genome shotgun sequence genome:
- the LOC137821880 gene encoding protein LAZ1 homolog 2, with protein sequence MAPNHFSNFVGTYKNLRPPAAIIAGCSVLGALVLSIFLIMQHLQSYNNPAEQKWIVAVISMVPIYATESIISLWNPRLSLACDILRNCYEAFALYSFGRYLIACLGGEGKVVELLEDEYAEHLRKSLSDGLNENYDMDDRSFCNFFWHPGKLGKDLLTIEKFGLVQYMILKTVCALLAFILELFGVYGDGEFKWYYGYPYIAVVMNFSQMWALYCLVQFYNVTHERLQPIQPLAKFISFKAIVFATWWQGVGIAVLCAFGVLPNEGKFQTGLQDFLICIEMGVAAVAHVFVFSAKPYNFLPSAAYGKVRKETKEGALEIDDENRQKAALLKETSSRVESPRTSVTESVQDIVVEGGQRVVKDVVLAINQAIGPVEKGVTRIQQTFQHRAVVSSDDEEKESDIQVERDVIILA encoded by the exons TCATTTCTCAAACTTTGTAGGAACATACAAAAATCTTCGCCCACCTGCTGCCATAATTGCGGGTTGTTCTGTGCTAGGAGCTCTAGTGCTGTCTATCTTTCTCATTATGCAACATCTTCAATCGTATAACAATCCTGCA GAGCAGAAGTGGATTGTTGCTGTTATTTCAATGGTCCCTATCTACGCTACCGAGTCT ATTATTTCTTTGTGGAATCCAAGATTATCTCTAGCATGTGACATTTTAAGAAACTGCTATGAAGCCTTCGCCCTGTATTCTTTTGGCAGATACCTGATTGCTTGTCTTG GCGGTGAAGGAAAGGTTGTGGAACTACTTGAGGATGAATATGCAGAGCACCTTCGTAAATCCTTGTCGGATGGCTTAAATGAGAATTATGACATGGATGATAGATCATTTTGCAACTTCTTTTGGCATCCAGGCAAGCTTGGAAAAGATCTTCTTACAATAGAAAAATTTGGTCTTGTTCAATAT ATGATCCTGAAGACTGTTTGTGCATTGTTAGCATTTATATTGGAACTGTTTGGTGTTTATGGTGATGGGGAATTCAAGTGGTACTACGG GTATCCATATATAGCAGTAGTAATGAACTTCAGTCAGATGTGGGCATTATATTGCCTTGTTCAGTTCTATAATGTTACTCATGAGAGACTTCAACCAATACAGCCACTTGCAAAGTTCATCAGCTTCAAGGCTATTGTGTTCGCTACTTGGTGGCAAGGTGTAGGTATTGCAGTATTGTGTGCATTTGGGGTGCTACCCAATGAGGGAAAATTCCAAACTGGTTTGCAAGATTTCTTAATTTGCATAGAG ATGGGCGTTGCAGCGGTAGCTCATGTGTTTGTATTTTCTGCAAAACCATATAATTTTCTTCCTTCTGCCGCATATGGAAAAGtcagaaaagaaacaaaagaaggagccttggagattGATGACGAGAACAGGCAGAAAGCAGCTTTGCTAAAAGAGACATCGAGCCGAGTTGAGTCTCCAAGAACAAGTGTCACCGAGAGCGTCCAGGATATTGTTGTTGAAGGTGGTCAACGA gttgtcaaggatgttGTACTGGCAATAAATCAAGCAATAGGACCTGTGGAAAAGGGAGTGACGAGAATTCAGCAAACCTTCCAGCACAGAGCAGTTGTTTcatcagatgatgaggaaaaGGAATCAGATATACAAGTAGAGAGAGATGTCATAATCTTAGCGTAA